A portion of the Homalodisca vitripennis isolate AUS2020 chromosome 2, UT_GWSS_2.1, whole genome shotgun sequence genome contains these proteins:
- the LOC124355757 gene encoding ankyrin repeat and fibronectin type-III domain-containing protein 1-like — protein MIIGFEQARPPDEPFLVAVDVTGTNSVTVRFQEPDNSDSPPCTKFRVEWSSEPDFRTVSGHREILDMKQMEVTVDGLTHGQCYYFRAACGNIRGYSQFRASQPDCVIPSSWRDVTGREERLPPAGLALLDRLFAEVRSGRPDLKGLGDPGPGETPVGQRRKKTTIKQLFTAASKFQKHLRRGVFLSCLLYHEDKVLVTNEDFLPVIEVDETYPGSIYHDFHWLLKPCRLRQQIPKPVETP, from the exons ATGATCATCGGGTTTGAGCAAGCTC GACCACCCGATGAACCGTTTCTGGTAGCTGTAGACGTAACCGGCACCAACTCAGTAACTGTGCGGTTCCAGGAACCGGACAACTCAGACAGTCCTCCCTGCACCAAGTTTAGAG TGGAGTGGAGTTCAGAACCAGACTTTCGTACTGTCTCCGGTCACCGTGAAATTTTGGATATGAAGCAGATGGAGGTGACAGTGGACGGACTAACTCACGGGCAGTGTTACTACTTCCGGGCGGCATGTGGGAACATTAGGGGATATTCCCAGTTCCGGGCAAGTCAGCCTGATTGTGTCATTCCCTCCA GTTGGCGAGATGTGACAGGCAGAGAGGAGCGTCTGCCACCTGCCGGTTTGGCACTACTGGATCGACTGTTTGCAGAGGTGCGTAGTGGTAGGCCTGACCTGAAGGGACTAGGAGACCCTGGACCAGGTGAAACGCCTGTGGGACAGAGGCGCAAGAAGACAACGATCAAACAGCTCTTCACTGCAGCAAGCAAGTTCCAGAAACACCTCAGAAG AGGTGTCTTCCTCTCCTGCCTGCTTTACCATGAAGATAAAGTTTTGGTGACCAATGAAGATTTCCTACCAGTAATAGAAGTTGATGAGACATATCCTGGATCGATATACCATGACTTCCATTGGTTATTAAAG